AGCtcaggaaaaagacaaacaataaaACCATTTGGATGCTAATGTGATGAGGGCATTCTCAAAGGAAAGTGCCCACAACTGACAGAGATCTCATGAATAACTGTTGAATTGGTTAGTTAACTGTTCCTGTTGTTGACACACTCACCTGTTCCAGCACAGTATCAGTGGGCAGCTTCTGTAGGTTCTCCAGGTGAGAGTGGAAGAGGTGCGTGTGTGTTAGGGTCACCTCTAGCAGTGCTTCGATGATGTAGCCAATTGTGCAGTCATCTGGTAGTCGGATCTTCTCCGCAGTGCTGATGAAATTCCCCAAACTGAAACCAGAGGACAGACTGTGTTTTCACAGCAACCATTCCCAAAAGCACCAACACTGTTTTCAGACACTCTGAAAAACAGTCTGGCACTTTGACAGGTTGAGTTGCCCAAAGGATTTTGTTGCAGCCATCTGAGATTATCTACTGGACAgtacaaaacatgtaaatatagggcCCATGTATTAAGATACCAAAATTCTCCTTTAAGTCATTTTGTCACTTAAACTGAAGATTAAAAAAGGTACCTACTATGGCTTTGTGGCCTATTTCCTTTAGAAGCTAACAAGTCACATTTCCTGTATTAACTATGTAGCCATAGGTGGTATTGGAcaagccagccagccagccagccagccagccagacagacagacagacagacagacagacagacagactctacaactgaaaacacacttaagTGAGTCTAGGCACAGTCTCTGCTGCTAAGCTTCTTCAGAGTTTAGAGACAGGGTTGCTCTTACTGTACAACATGTTGGAACATTAGCACCCTGGCTTTAGACAGCAAAATGGTTTGAATCAGTTCAAAGATCAGGGGAGTTCATGACCTACCTGGCCCATGGGCTCATTTTCAGTGCCAGACCTCTGCTGATACAGAAACCTGCTCCACCCGTGGCAAACCAGAACTTGACAGACACCTAAAATGAGGCAAAAACAGCCAGATAAGCCAGCTGTTCGGAAACGAGTAGAAGTGACTCATAATAGCCAAGTTTTGTGAGGGAGCCCCCCTGAACTTGGAATGTGTTAGTTAGTGGAGCCATAAACTCTTAATAAGGTGCATGCTGACTGACCGATCCATCACTTTTGACCCTTTCTGCAGCCTCTATAGGATGATCCAAACTGGGCCGGCCCAGATAGACATCTTGACTGTGGTGGTATGaggagagcagctgcagcaggctgGGAAGGATCACATAGTTATCATCATCAACATGGCAGAACCAtctgaaagaaacacacaaatcatTTGTTAATTTACTATTATTGTTGCATCCCTGCTGTTCAACTAATCTGTTAAAAACCAACCACAGATCATTTTTACTCACTTCTTCTGCGACTCAATAAACTTGTCATACTCCACAGACATCTTGCAGCACAGAGCCTGTCGAGTGTGAGCCGCTGAGCAGTTAGTGTTGATGATGTTAGCTCCTGGGAAGGAGATGGCAGAGGACGGAACATTTCAATTCAATGCTGCTGTGTACAATAATATACCATATCAGCACCTGTATGTGTTGGTCTGCAGATGACTCACATACATAATATAAACACTGGAGGCACTGTTTAACATCACTGTAGATCACCATTCCTTTTCCATCTGCTTTGTTCTCCACTTGCGTCCGTACATGTGATTACAGTACATATTCCCACGACAAAGACACAGCAGTACAGACACTGAATACTTAAGCAGGATTACACAATTCCTTATAAAGCAGTGCACATCTGCAAATATATGATCTACTTCATATCTGTATGTCAGATATTGTTGATATCTACACTACATGTTTACATACAAATAACAGGATTACATTTCAGTGTGCAGCTACACGGTCTTCAACTACACTGATGATTTGTCTTTATATATTATTTCATCTTTCATCTTATCAatccattttaacattttacctTAGAAGCAGCTGGATTCATGAGATCTTGCAAATAAATAGTGAGGCTTCAAGCCACGTTCAGGGAACTACTGGTAGCTACTGGTGTGGTGTAGGTGGGATGACCAGTAATAGAAGGAACTGTTTGAAAAGGACGATGGCAGCTCCTCAAGAGTTTAGCGTAGCTGCTGCGAGCATCAGTTATGGATCGGACATGGAGCGTATTTCATCGCTGTGCTGGTGCTACTGCTGTCGTACTGTTGATCTGAAGTTAACCCATGATAGACAGATGCTtcttaatgttttcaaagtgcCTGCTCGTTTCAGTTTCTAATGGTGCCTTTCCAGATATCAAGTTACttaacattttgtcattttttaaacagctcCTTGAAGGGGCGTGCCTCAGGGTTTAACTCTTGGTTCCAATCTATTCTCTGTTTACATACTACCCCTTGACCAAATTGTTCGTTTTTGATATCTTTGTCAAATATACATAATGAGACTCCTTTCATAATTTTTACACCTCTATGTAGCTAGACAAAATTCAAAACTGCCTGAGGGCAATAACATAATTAATGCCTCAATTTTGACCAAATATAGTTAGGAACAATTACTCCCATCTGTATTCTATTCTTCGCTGGATCACTCACTACATAAAACTGGAAAATGAGTAAGGAAACAGCTTCACTCTTTTTTCCTATGAGAAATGTTCAGCATCCGACCTGTTCTCATGCGCAGCTCCTTGTCCTCACCGTCAGTGAATATGTAGGtctgaaacaaagacaaaggcACGCTGTTAAAAAATATTagtgcaggcacacacacatattcatgcTCTCCTACTGGGACACAATGAAGTGCTCCATTGTTTTCTCTTGTTGATGAGGATGTGTGCACAGTTAAAGAGGGAGAGCACAGACAGAAcaaatctgaaacacacacaaacagcagtgcCAGAACCAGTTGAACCAGAGAAAGTAGAGGACAAGCAGGTTTCACACCACAAGTGCTGAAAATCATACAcatctgtcttttctctttagTTTCTGTTGTCCAAATGAAACCCTAGTTCAATGAGTCAAACTGCCAGAGAtttacagacacagacagagttCACCTGCTGCAACAACACTAAACATTTGAATGATGTGTTAGCAGCATCACTCAGACTATATGGATACCAGCTGATGTCAGAGCCCAATACTGAAGTCTTTTCCACAGACATCTAACGGAGAGTCAGTTACAGCAGGCAGAGACAGGCATGCTGCGTCTCTTAAGAGCACTGCGGGGAGGCTGGACCTTTATACACCATCAAATGACAGTCAAAGGGCTTATTTCACTTTACCTGGGGCTTCTATTAAATAACCATTATCCATGTCTTTATGTGTGGTTACCTTCTCTACACACCACACAGACTACGAGGGAAGAAGTGCTACACTGACAAATTCACATTACACAAAGTGGTGAGAGCAGCTTTTCATTTTACAGGCAGCTGTAAACATGAGGGGCAGACTTTACTGACCTAAGAGCAGTAAACTAAAATGCAAGTGGGCCTGTAATGCCTCCAAGTACCCAATAGAAGACATAGTAGATACTATACAGCAGATCTTGACTCAGAGCCAATTCAGGCCAAGCTGCTGATACTAACTGGAAGTCCTCCACCCTTTTTGACTGTGACATTTCTGGGTGAAGTGGGGCAGAGTGTTTCTGCAGtcaaacctcctcctccccacacTGAGGCTCTTTGTCCAACACTTGAACTTAAATCAGTGCTCAATACAGAGCTGGTCACAGTGGTGTCTGTGTTAGACCCTAAACTTTATTGAGGTACATAGAACAactttttatctttattatttatttttttttaaagattttttctggcacaGACagctttattaagcagtagacagataggaaatatgggagagagagggggatgtgacatgcagcaaaggacctccggccggaatcgaaccgggtcagctagctaactttaAACATAGCAggcattatattattattataatggtTTTCTATTTTCTGACAGTCTATGGACCAAATGCCTTATTAATTCTCATCAGACAAATAATTGTCAGATTAACTGATAATAAAATTGGTTGCCACAGCTCTCGTTCAATTCCAGtctaggggggaaaaaaaacctaaaattgTCATTGTATGGCATCTACATAAGGTTACTTCACAGCTGCATCACATCAATACAATCACATACTGTAGATTCAGTATACACTGTCCAGCCACAGcattaaaaaacactgacaggtgaTGTAAATAACATTGACCATCTTGTTAGAATGTAACGTTCTGCTGGGAATCCTTGTGTCCTGGCTCTTCATGTGGTTGCTATTTGACACACACCACCCATCCAAACAACACTGTGGACCAGGTATACCAATCATGGCAACAACACTCACCAATGGCAGTGGCCCAAACTGATCAAGCATCTGTGGGACATGCTCCAAAAAATGCTACCGATTCATGGATGCCCCAccccaaaacacacaagacCCAAAGGATCCAATGTAAACGTCCCAGTGCCAACACCACAGGACATCTCTAAAGGTATTATGACCATACTGTGACAGGTCAGCTGATTTGGCTGCAATAAAGGGACCTGCAAAATATTAAGtaggtggttttaatgttgtggctgatatATGGAGTCCTAAAACGTAATGGAACAGAACAATAAAGGCAGCACACTAAACAACTCTTGGACAACCCCTACAGATGTATAATGGATGAGACCTCTTCTCAGAGCCTCTGGGTCTCCTGCCATGGTTAAGTGACATCTCCCTGACATCTTTGTTAGTTCATCTGTACACCCTCTTGCAAAAGGTTGTGGTGTTGGAGGTTTGGTGATGTAGTGACCACTTGCTGTCTTAGGTGCTCTCTGAACAATAAGTTAATTCAGTTAATGTGCTGTATTTGCACTCCTGTTTCACAACTGACTTTAGTACAGTGTTACAAAAGGATTGTATCTCTTCATGAGAAGTAGTTCAACATATGTTGCATGATTGGAATGGATAATGCAAAAGCAAAAGACAAAATATGTCATCAAATCAAACTGATCAGTTGTTCATTTACTTTTAGAAACATTGCTATCTTGCTTTTTTTGCAGTAAATATATAGAAATGTATGCAGCATGCTAGTGAAGCAgcatcagacagcagcttcagtgcTCCATGTGTGTCTAAACATGATGCATTCAGGCACACATTTTAGTGAACATCACCCAACAATTAAGGGCCTAATATACAAATGACCTATTTTAGGCGTGCAAAGCAGAAGAAGGTTCAACAGTTCAAATTTGAAAGCTCTCTGTAAATGCTGCTAATCAGAGCATATTCAATGGTACTTGTTAGGGCAGGACAGATTATAACTTCACCATGTGCAGTAGTGTATGGAAGGCTACTGAAGGAGGCTACTCCTGAAAGAAAAAACTCTCCACTGACTCACTTGTTCTGGAGCTGGAACTTTTGACTTGACTCATATTCACCAGTTTAAGATGCTCAGTTTTTGTTCGCGTTGCTATAACTGTATAGtttgacatcatcatcatcatcaaggtTGGAAATGAACcatcaagctcaaatataacactagccgtttttagacagggcaccaagctgCCAATTTGCCTGTCCTTTTGGCCACTCGgtctgcggttttagacagaggccggcaaatttggggtctgttttggtccgccgattttccacATCAGAGGGtgcacttatttccgcctcgcctgctatctaaaaagtGGCAAAGTGCATGAGctggaggtgtcaatgacctgcactgttgtgcgacccacagccggggagttttaaaaccaggaaacagctgatcacagcagtctgtCCTTCACTTCacccgcggacattaagatgagcaactggacagccgctgagatccaggagatgctagcgtctcctcggtctctgtagctgtttggctgtgttagcttgttgttgtagcgacaagctaaggacggtcgctactttcaaattaaaagccccctgctaagaacccagttctaaactccagtggggtgcaatgtaaagctcttattttgaagtcaaattcgttgtcactgttcacagcccaacttcgtgcttcacgtcacgtcacgtcacgtcacgtcacgtcacgtcacgtcacgtcacgtcacgtcacgtcacatgtttacgcctacctcagaggcagcttttggaaaaggaggaatattaagcctccgttttagaaagacaggccggcacattgccgtccttaccttggagcaaatgtgccaccttttctatctaaaaaggccATTGTTCTGTTATAgtggaagagagacagagctgctgtgtggtGAGTGATGGATGTGCATTGTTATGATGGTGTTTGTTGATGGGGCAGATTCTGTCATTGAGAGAAGGAGCACTGCAAAGAATTTCAGCATGTGTCTTCTACTTTCAAGTTGCTGTGGTCCTTTTTCTCCAGGCCAGTGATGCCATCATGGAAGCctaacacaaatacacacacatggtATCCAAAGCTAACAGGAAGCTTCACTggtttaaactacagactgattCCTCAATGAGCTTGCTAAAAAACTTGGTCTGATAGAAAGGATACTGACATGGAGCAGATGagatttattttctcataaaTGTCCTGTCATTCCTCCACATGTCAACAAGGACAAATTCTAACCGCATCAGCGAGGAATCTCTGGTGGTGATAAGGCAACACCCTCAAACCACGATAACAACAGGAACAGGGTGTACACAGGCAAGAGCCAAATCCATCAGTACCAACACTGTTGTATAAGCCTCAGTCCAAATGTACACCACATGGCCCCGAAGCCCCGCCATGGCCAGTGTTGTCCCTCTCTGTCACCACTGGAGCCAGTACATACTGCAGGAATGTGATTATATGAGAGCTGCTTATCTATTTAAATTGCGATCTGAATGTCTCAATGCAGCAGATTTAATGATCTCAACTCATAAATTATTGAGTGGAGGGCTTTGGGATCATGTACCACACCCCTGGCAGACATATTGGATTCTTGAGGTCTATGGTAACAGAGAATGGAGTGGTTATATTTCTAAATTCCCACAACATTTAGCAAACACAGTTTATTTCTAGAATATTTTGACTTGgaaataaatatgatttttttgtgttgatgttatgtcaaGTTGGCAGCTGGCCAATCACAGTAGTTTGTTTTCAATTGACAGAGGTTTAAAGATTAACAAGGTTATGAAGGTGATGAAGTACAAGATGGCGTACAGGTCCAGATGCCATTGCATCAGACGATGCTTAATTGattatcaatttttttttaatcattttctgtTAAATCAACATATTTTGCCAGCAGTACACTATTTGATTTACTTTGTGTAACTGTTATATTATAACAGTGGCCAAGGTTTCAGGACAGTGCAGTCCTTCACAGGTCAGTCCACTACATCCAAACCAATAAAGAACTTCAGCCCTCCTCACCTGTTCTTTAGCTTGAGAAATCCAGGTCTTAATCAGCAGCTCCAATCTGGACTTATGGTACTTCCTGGTAGTCTTCACTGCGATAAAAATATCCCTTAGCTCCAACAGGTCCCGAGGCTTAGAACCTGAACGTCCAGCAACCTGTCCTCCAGGGAGAGCCCCTCTTTTGGAGTCTGTCCCACTCTTGGGAATATGGTTATCAGTCCTAGTAACTTCATTCTCGATGGATCCCCCCTGCCCTGCTGAGCTCCCATTGCGCTCTATGGTGGGGTCAGTTTCCCCTGCATGGACAGACACTGCTGGTACCCTGGCATTGTGTGATGGGCCTGACCTTGCAGGTCTGACTTGGGGTCGGGGCTGAGGCAGGTCCACCTGGCGTGTTGGTGGCTGGAGGGCAGGAATAAGCAGAAGCAGGAAGCCACAGAATGCAAgggaaaacaggaagcagaactTGCTGACACCCACTGAAGCTATGTGCATCCTGACTGGCCAGTGGAGTGGGTTCATCAGCCTCCAGGGCTGCAGTCACTTCCAACACCTTGTCCCATCCTAACACTGTCAACTGGAATCCTACACAGAAAAAGTGAGAGATTCAACAGTGTATTTACAGGCACCTCAAACATCTTAACCCCTCAGCAGAAGGACAAAGAAGAGAAGGTGTTTCATGCTCCACTCATAACTTTTGATTgttccttcacaataaaagcataaGAAATGCATTCTTTTAGCCATTTCTCAAAGCAAGCTCTCAATGGTTTACTGTAGGACATCTTCAAACCAGGGGTGTCCAAGTGGGCATACAGGCCAGGTAAGGTTCAGTTTGGCCCATCGTTTTTGCCtagtgaattttttttattttattcttttttgtttgtttgttttttttaattgctgctTATGCtgccccttttttaaaaaaggagaaaaaagtaaTTGTTGGCACTTAACAAgtgtttttcataaaatgtgtGCACTGCAATCCTACACTTGATTTTgataaatgaaactgaaagcTTGTTTAGACCAGTTTTAAATTTAGAATTGACATTGGGACACCCATACACAATATATGGTGTGAAATACACGGCAATTCTGGAACGGTGGAATGGCCCATGGTGCATAGAAAGATATTCCGAATGTTGCCTGTGTTTCCACCCTTACTTGAAATAATTACAACTAGCACTGTTGTCACCTTTCTTTCTGAAGTGAAGCAACATGTTGGACCTCTCTTCCAAGACTCCTGCTTGTTGCAAGTTTCTAGCAGTGTGAACTCATGACTTTCACATCAGTGTTTTACAATGTGCATCAGTCAGAAAAACAATCGAGCAAGCATAAAATGAATTGACAAGCTCAGAGGCATACCGTTCAGATAAACTGGACAATTTGGAACCGTTGTTAACTGGAACCAGTTCTGGTACAAAAACCAGGGCTCCAGGTTCCAGGCTGATGTGGTGAGTGTACATCCTGGTTCGTCATCAGTACGAGCCAACAGTTCCCCACCAAGCTCACAGGAGTTAACACCAAGGTGTCCTCACAGACTAGTCTCTGTGAGGTCGTCCCTCAGAGCTTATAGGCTACTGGCTGATTAATCAGCTTTTTCTTGGTCCAAACTAAAGCTGTTGTTACAGTTGACTAGATTTTCATTTtagggtgaacttttcctttaagataTCCTGAGCAAGGCCATGTCCATTTTTGATATCtggatttttaaatgttttttatataaTCCAGCCGatctcaataaataaataaataaataaataaataaaaataaaataaaaattatatatatatatatatatatatttatatttatatttatatttatatttcttttttctttgttatttgaTTAGTTAACTCCACGTTACTACTTAAGGTTGTTCAACATAGTTCTGTGGAGAAAAGAAGTCGGTTCTGAGACTAAAGCAGAACTTTGATTAGAACATGCGCTGGTTGAGAAATAAAGGTAGATCGGTCTAAAGAGTGGTCTACATCTTATCTCAGCTCCTACAGGACTCAGCCTGGTGTGTTGTTCGACACACATCAGTCAGTCTCTCTAGCTCACAGAAGGGGAAAGTGGAGAAAGAAGAGCAGCACAACATCACTTACCGTCAAACACCAGAGGACACAGTGGACCTCCGACTTCAGTATGGCCTTTTAGTAACTCGGCTAACAGCAAGGAAGCTAATGTGTGTAGCTGCAACACAAGTCTCGGTGTGAAAAACAATGCTCAGTGTCGACTGTGTTGAATCAAGTTGATGCCACCGGATCCGCGGCTGGACGTCGTCTTCCTTTATGCTCGACCGCGACTTTAAGTTTACAACAGTGTTCGTAGTCACTGTCGAGCTCGCTCCGGTGAAATCCTAGGTGTTATCTGGTGTTTTTTATGAGGCTTTTAGGGAGAGGTTTGAAGTTATAAGCTTCTTTCACAGGCAGCCTGTCCACTCCTAGTTAAATACCACAAACCACCTCACTCACCGCGGAGAACCGTGGCAGCAAGATAGCAGCTACCATTACATGCTATTTCGGtcatttctttcaaaataaaggattAGTTGACGTACGATATGTCAAAATTAATCATTATTTCGATTATTTTGATAAGTATAATGATTGAGATATTAAACTACGATTAGTATTAATGATTGTATTATTAACTCTTTATCAATATTGTTATTTACTTACATTACTATTCATGAAATTGTtatgcttttattatgaagtagTGTAGCTTGAGTTTGGGCTCTTGTGTTTCCACAGTGGTCCTGAAAGTATCTTGGTGACGTCTTTAACCTGCAGCTtagcgccctctggtggtcgTCATCACGCTGCGTCACACTAAACATGTCCTGTAACGTCTCAGCGGTGGTTAGTGTTCTGCACAGGAATATCTGAGTATTATTTAAAACACTGCATACCAGAAGTCACCTCTGCTATGAGGAGTCCATTATTGTTATGTGGTGTTCATTATCAACCATTCTTTAATGATCACAAACAGGTCTGCAGCTACCACAGAGCACACCGAGGTTATGTCCTCATGTCTTTTTGAATTCTTTAATACACACAGTGTGTATCTAAGGGATTATAACAGGAGCATCGTTATACAACCTTGTCTTGTATAAAAtcttgtgttgtataatgacagTTAACCTTACAATAGCTAACCCTTTTGCTTTAACTTTTCACTCTGAAGTAAACAATGATTGCAGTATAATGGCTGAACAAAATGACACCATTGTGTAttgattggttccctataagtCTCTGCTTCACTCTGCTAATCCACCCGCAACCAGGCAGGAATTTTCCTAGAAAAATGAAGGTCTACCTTAAACGGTAGAGGCATTACTTTCTCCAGTTACTACCTCCAGGTAAAAGTGGGATAACTGTGGAACATCTACActgcaaaagacaaacaagctgctgatggaggaggaaaagTAGGCTAAGAGGGacagaaaatagaaacaaagtTAGAAGAAGAGTaagtaaaaacacattcaatcaCAGAGTGTGATTCAAAGTCTGTTATCCCTCTGAAGTGTGTCTTCTTCTACCACCAGATAGTTAAAAAGCTGGCATCCCTCCCTTCTACTAGATGAGTGAGTAAAATAACTTTCCTGGGCCAGCCAGACTGCCAGTGTTAGCCTTGTTACTGATGCTGTGCcaacagtaaaaacacaggGCAACACAAGGATTGAGGGAAAcctgaaatgttcagttttgaaTTAATCCTCAATCTTTGAGTGTACGCCTTGAGTGGTAACCGGCTGTATGCAGTAGCGaatgtgtatttgtttaattaaagtAAACTAGGAAATCTAATGTGTATAATAGAATCCTCATCTGCATGACAATTAGGATTCCAGCAGGTGAATCATATACCgattaatgttaataatgtgtttacattaataacatgtaggtgtgtgtgtgtgtgggctgcacACTCATTAATATGCAGAGCTGTTCTGGTGACAGTTTATCATGTCATGGTTGGAATTCGAATTAGCATCATGCTAACAATGAGCAAAATTGAACAAAAGTAAAGCCCCTATACATTGTACACATATGTGAATATCCTGAATTAATTTCCAGTTTGTATGTTTCCCACTTTAAACAGCAGCATGTACCACTGTAAGAGAGTTCAGTGTGATGTGATGAGAGCAGAGTTGAATAatggaccaaatgtttttttgccaGATTTCAGTATTCTACCCTCTTCTTGCTCTCACGAGTGTTTTCTCGTTGACTGTCATTGGTgcatacaaaacacaaaataattaataaGTTGAATAAAAGATCTTGGAGCAAAAGGCATTGCTCTGCAGCTTTTGTAGGCTTCAAATGTGTCTGCATCTAAAAAGTAATTTGCTCCTTCACAGAGGACTTCAGCTGTGGTCAGCTTGGATTCACAGCAGTTACAGTGAGAAAAATGTCCAATTTTATCACAAGGTCCAAACTTGTGGTCTACTTCTGAATGAACCTTGATTCATTTCTCCACCATGTGTCAACATGCTTCTTCTTTCCTCACCTTTATAAATTCTGTGAGTGCAAGTGTGGCATCCTCTGTGACGTCAGGGGATCACCATTATCAGTAGGCTTCATCATCATGGAACCGAAGATGTCTGTATAAACAATCCTGGCATCCATCAAACATCCACCCTGCTGTGGTCTGACAAAacatacagaagtatccactgctGTAGtaccagactacagagctgcTTCTTCCCCCAGGCCtcgagactcctgaactcatcctcaacacttgACCACAAATAACACCTTTTCTTGTGTAGcattaaataatgttttgtaAAGTGGGAAACTGGACACCTGCAAAATGGCTCTTGGTGGACCCCCCCACTGGTTTTGAAATGGGCATTAACACCATATCAGATGACCGGTGGTGAAAATGGACTTTTACTTGCCAATTTCTCTGTGCAAAATAATGATATGTTGGATAGAAAGCTGTGGTGTGGACTGGACTAACGGCTGTGTTTCATTGTGAAATGGTCAAACTGGTTTTGAGAGCATCGAAGTTTGAACATTATGCATCAAGATTATGAGAAAAGATGTGCACTGCGGAAACGATGGAACTGTTAAGGACGTACAGGTGTGAACAGACATCTTCTTCTGACTGATTGCTTGTTTGGATTAGTGGAGTTTGGCTTAGAATGTACCCGGCGCTGAGGACAGAGAGATTTAAACCAGCCTTACGGGACTGCTCCTGCATGTCTTGCATCCAGGACAAACCCAACCCATGATATATATGAGCTGAGAGTTATAGCCAAAAATATAGTTACAGACATAACTTCTTGTCATTGATTTCCCTTTTACCAGTTTGATTTCCTTTAGAGAGTAAAAGCAGTTTGCTCAATTGCTAACAATACCATTAActcaataataacaatatattttTGCCAATAAAGCTTTGTGTTACATGTTCGCCCACAAGAGCGCAATTAATCAGTTAAATACAAACTAATAGCCACACAGTGAACCTAATGCCTTCAGAGCCCCAGACAACCTGAGGATTTCTCTGCTTTGCCTGGAGAGAGtgcaacagaaacagaagacaAGATGAATCCCCCGGTCTCTGTTTATTATTGATCACAAACACATAACAGTCCATATCACCACTCACTGACCAACATCACTTCTATGT
Above is a genomic segment from Sparus aurata chromosome 20, fSpaAur1.1, whole genome shotgun sequence containing:
- the rfng gene encoding beta-1,3-N-acetylglucosaminyltransferase radical fringe, with product MNPLHWPVRMHIASVGVSKFCFLFSLAFCGFLLLLIPALQPPTRQVDLPQPRPQVRPARSGPSHNARVPAVSVHAGETDPTIERNGSSAGQGGSIENEVTRTDNHIPKSGTDSKRGALPGGQVAGRSGSKPRDLLELRDIFIAVKTTRKYHKSRLELLIKTWISQAKEQTYIFTDGEDKELRMRTGANIINTNCSAAHTRQALCCKMSVEYDKFIESQKKWFCHVDDDNYVILPSLLQLLSSYHHSQDVYLGRPSLDHPIEAAERVKSDGSVSVKFWFATGGAGFCISRGLALKMSPWASLGNFISTAEKIRLPDDCTIGYIIEALLEVTLTHTHLFHSHLENLQKLPTDTVLEQVTLSYGGFENRRNVVSIVGGLSLAEDHTRFKTVHCLLYADTDWCPKLKPHHKN